The Planococcus halocryophilus nucleotide sequence GCAGGTTGCTCAACAACCACACGATCTTCTTTTTCGGTAAAAGCACCTTTTTCAAAGCGAATGATTTTTCGTACTTTATCTTGTTTCATCTTTTTTTTCTCCTATCTGCCCCGATTGATCAATCGGTCTATCGAAAAGAAAAACAGATACAGCAATATCATCTTCTATTTTGATATCTGAAAACAGGTGAACAAATTTAGCATTAACCAGTTTTTCCATGCCTTCTGGTGCAGCAGAAGCATATACGCTTTGAATCATGCGCGTGCGTGCTGCGTGAACCATTTCTTTTCCTTCGGGAGTTCTCGCGATAAATTGTTCGGAAGGGCTAAGGTTG carries:
- a CDS encoding DUF2294 domain-containing protein — translated: MSRQIHEFNDIIRKLRKNLFGKGPERIHTVFVNDMAISTLYGNLSPSEQFIARTPEGKEMVHAARTRMIQSVYASAAPEGMEKLVNAKFVHLFSDIKIEDDIAVSVFLFDRPIDQSGQIGEKKDETR